A genomic window from Coccinella septempunctata chromosome 9, icCocSept1.1, whole genome shotgun sequence includes:
- the LOC123319781 gene encoding acetyl-CoA carboxylase isoform X2, whose product MKSYVSDLVQHCCLVSTNGKKSKRTSEKESDTENVSEKGRRPRIIQRSISEEEEFNLRLQQTFPHKFRPKLEKMAEEDGNPVQFTLGDGSAESEMNEKDDFFPQNEAQMNGLNQPPVAASGGQGGFATDYQHALAERRKTLKPSMSQGTVMLHNRLQEKDFTVATPEEFVKRFNGTKVINKVLIANNGIAAVKCMRSVRRWSYEMFKNERAVRFVVMVTPEDLKANAEYIKMADHYVPVPGGTNNNNYANVELIVDIAIRLQVQAVWAGWGHASENPKLPELLHKNNISFIGPNEKAMWALGDKIASSIVAQTAAVPTLPWSGSELKAQYSGKRIKISSELFAKGCVTTAEEGLKAAQKIGFPVMIKASEGGGGKGIRKVENAEDFAQAFRQVQAEIPGSPIFVMKLAKCARHLEVQLLADNYGNAISLFGRDCSIQRRHQKIIEEAPAVIASPDIFEDMEKAAVRLAKMVGYVSAGTVEYLYDPSGAYYFLELNPRLQVEHPCTEMVSDVNLPAAQLQIAMGLPLHYIKDIRLLYGESPWGTTEIDFDNPRQKPQPWGHVIAARITSENPDEGFKPSSGTVQELNFRSSKNVWGYFSVAASGGLHEFADSQFGHCFSWGEDREQARENLVIALKELSIRGDFRTTVEYLITLLETKSFQENSIDTQWLDVLIAERMPSEKPDIMLGVICGSLLIADNTISTSFNEFITSLERGQIQASNTLSNVVDVELIHEGYKYKVQATKSGPNTYFLLMNGSFKEIEVHRMNDGGILLSVDGNSFTTYMKEEVDRYRIVIGNQTCVFEKENDPTVLRSPSAGKLLGFLVEEGGHVDKGQAFAEIEVMKMVMTLTVNEAGTVSYAKRPGAVLEPGSVLANLDLDDPSLVTKAVLYKGPFPELDVSVPVSSDKLNHIHNGYRAVLENTLAGYCLPEPYNSARLREIIENFMASLRDPSLPLLELQEVMASVSGRIHNRVEKPIRQLMLQYEKNITSVLSQFPSQEIAAVIDQYAATLSKRSDRDNFFLATEGIIQLVQRYRNGIRGRMKAAVQHLLKQYYEVESQFQQGSYDKCVAQLREKYKDDMSQVSATIFSHSQVSKKNLLITMLIDHLWSNEPGLTDELAPALNELTALNRSDHSRVALRARQVLIAAHQPAYELRHNQMESIFLSAVDMYGHEFHPENLHKLIVSETSIFDILHDFFYHSNRAVCNAALEVYVRRAYTSYDISTLQHLELSGEVPIVYFQFMLPPSHPSRLSKLDELKEGEEIEARKVVDNFYRTGIMSAFDTIHQFEKYLDEILDLIEDFNSTAQVSLRDLNALESGSESRTNSTSINVSLSIDPSTVKHTDEEIILEPIHIMHVGFRDKGDTDDSSISRLLGKICKKYKDELDKRGIRRITFAALKHKQSPKFFTFRARDGFVEDKIYRHLEPACAFQLELNRMKNYNLEALTTSNQKMHLYLGKAKVEGGGEVTDYRFFIRTIIRHSDLITKEASFEYLQNEGERVLLEAMDELEVAFSHPQSRRTDCNHIFLNFVPTVIMDPAKIEEAVTNMVIRYGPRLWKLRVLQAELKMIIRSTPNSPTTTIRLCLANDSGYYLDINMYTEVVDKETGIISFQAYGQKQGPMHGLPISTPYLAKDYLQQKRFQAQSSGTTYVYDFPDMFRQMVDLHWKQYQERSSANIKSPDKLMEIVELILDPETETRLIEQKRVPGENNVGMVAWKLTLHTPEYPHGRDIIVIANDITHLIGAFGPREDKVFALASEMARHLRIPRIYISANCGARIGLAEEMKALFKVALVDPEDPDKGFRYLYLTPEDYAKVSAKNSCKAELIEDDGESRYRITDIIGKDDGLGVENLRYAGMIAGETSRAYDEVVTISMVTCRAIGIGSYLVRLGQRVIQIENSTIILTGFQALNKVLGRPVYASNHQLGGIQIMYNNGVSHKTEQSDLDGIYTILKWLSYIPKDKVSPLPIVPSMDPIERSIDFLPTKAPYDPRWMLGGRKSPSGEWESGFFDKDSWSEIMQPWAQTVIVGRAKLGGIPVGVIAVETRTVEVKLPADPANLDSEAKTVSQAGQVWFPDSAHKTATAIEDFSREDLPLIIFANWRGFSGGMKDMYDEILKFGAKIVDALRKYKQPVVVYIPPNGELRGGAWAVVDPLINPNYMEMYADTDARGGVLEAEGIVEIKFRLKDQVKAMHRNDPVLADLDGQLKNLQQNQPMAMRERSSSISHNVERPKSQEVLDLEAKIADREKLLMPLYHTVAVHFADLHDTPVRMLEKDTITDIVPWKMARRTLYWRLRRLILQHRVVKTLTEAQPNLTIGQGEAMLRRWFLEDLGTSEGYKWDNNEEVTKWMEYQQDESNSLLKRNINAIKKDSIITEIKTHLEECPEIAVDAVVDIIQKLKDHQQTEVFKRVFNKF is encoded by the exons ATGAAATCGTATGTGTCTGATCTCGTCCAACATTGTTGTTTAGTGAGTACAAATGGTAAAAAATCGAAAAGAACATCTG AAAAAGAATCCGATACCGAGAACGTATCGGAGAAAGGAAGACGACCACGCATCATCCAGAGATCCATATCCGAAGAGGAGGAATTCAATTTACGATTGCAACAGACGTTCCCGCACAAGTTCAGACCGAAACTGGAAAAAATGGCGGAGGAGGACGGGAATCCGGTTCAGTTCACGTTGGGCGACGGGTCCGCCGAATCGGAAATGAACGAAAAGGACGACTTCTTTCCACAGAACGAAGCACAGATGAACGGGCTGAACCAGCCTCCCGTCGCCGCGTCAGGTGGTCAGGGGGGGTTCGCCACCGACTACCAGCACGCCCTCGCGGAAAGGAGGAAAACCCTGAA GCCCAGCATGTCCCAGGGGACGGTCATGCTGCACAACAGGCTTCAGGAGAAGGATTTTACGGTGGCCACGCCGGAAGAGTTCGTCAAGAGGTTCAACGGGACTAAAGTCATAAACAAG GTGCTGATCGCCAACAACGGTATCGCAGCCGTGAAATGCATGAGATCTGTAAGAAGATGGTCCTACGAGATGTTCAAGAACGAGAGGGCCGTGAGGTTCGTGGTCATGGTGACCCCCGAAGACTTGAAAGCGAACGCCGAATACATCAAGATGGCCGATCATTACGTCCCGGTGCCCGGAGGCACCAACAACAACAACTACGCCAACGTGGAACTCATCGTCGACATAGCTATACGGCTACAAGTGCAG GCCGTCTGGGCGGGGTGGGGCCACGCCTCGGAGAACCCCAAATTGCCGGAACTCCTACACAAGAACAACATATCCTTCATCGGGCCCAACGAGAAGGCCATGTGGGCTTTGGGCGACAAAATAGCATCTTCCATCGTAGCCCAAACAGCGGCGGTACCAACCCTACCATGGTCCGGTTCCG AACTGAAGGCTCAATACTCCGGTAAAAGGATCAAGATATCGTCCGAACTGTTCGCGAAAGGATGCGTCACCACCGCCGAAGAAGGCCTTAAGGCCGCACAGAAGATAGGCTTTCCCGTCATGATAAAAGCGTCCGAGGGCGGCGGCGGAAAGGGTATCAGGAAGGTGGAGAACGCTGAAGATTTCGCCCAGGCCTTCAGACAGGTCCAGGCCGAGATACCCGGAAGTCCGATATTCGTCATGAAGCTCGCCAAGTGCGCCAGGCATCTGGAGGTGCAGCTGCTGGCCGATAATTACG GTAACGCCATCTCCCTGTTCGGCCGCGACTGTTCCATCCAGCGAAGACACCAGAAGATCATCGAGGAGGCGCCGGCCGTGATAGCCTCCCCCGACATATTCGAGGACATGGAGAAGGCGGCCGTGCGTCTTGCCAAAATGGTGGGTTACGTATCCGCCGGCACCGTGGAATACCTGTACGACCCCTCGGGCGCGTATTACTTCCTCGAGTTGAACCCCAGGCTGCAGGTGGAACACCCCTGTACCGAGATGGTGTCCGACGTCAACCTACCAGCGGCCCAGTTGCAGATCGCCATGGGTCTGCCCCTGCATTACATCAAGGACATCAGGCTGTTATACGGCGAATCCCCGTGGGGCACGACCGAGATCGATTTCGACAACCCTAGACAGAAACCCCAACCCTGGGGTCACGTGATCGCGGCCAGGATAACCTCGGAGAACCCCGACGAAGGTTTCAAACCCAGCTCCGGTACCGTGCAAGAGCTCAATTTCAGATCGTCGAAGAACGTCTGGGGTTATTTCTCGGTGGCGGCTTCTGGAGGTCTTCACGAGTTCGCCGATTCCCAGTTCGGACATTGTTTCTCATGGGGCGAGGACAGGGAACAGGCCAGGGAGAATCTGGTCATAGCCTTGAAGGAGCTGTCCATCAGGGGAGACTTCCGGACCACCGTGGAATACCTGATCACTCTGCTGGAGACCAAGAGCTTCCAG GAAAATTCGATAGATACCCAATGGTTGGACGTTCTGATCGCCGAGAGGATGCCTTCGGAAAAGCCGGACATCATGCTGGGAGTCATCTGCGGCTCTTTACTCATCGCGGACAACACCATAAGTACATCTTTCAACGAATTCATCACCTCGTTGGAAAGAGGACAGATCCAAGCCTCCAACACTTTAAGCAACGTCGTTGACGTGGAATTGATACACGAAGG GTACAAGTACAAGGTCCAAGCGACAAAGAGCGGACCCAACACCTACTTCCTCCTGATGAACGGATCCTTCAAGGAGATCGAGGTGCACCGGATGAACGACGGCGGCATCCTCCTGTCCGTGGACGGCAACTCCTTCACCACCTACATGAAGGAGGAGGTGGACAGGTACAGGATCGTGATCGGCAACCAGACGTGCGTCTTCGAGAAGGAGAACGACCCCACGGTGCTCCGATCCCCGTCGGCCGGCAAACTGCTCGGTTTCCTGGTGGAGGAAGGCGGTCACGTCGACAAGGGCCAGGCGTTCGCCGAGATCGAGGTCATGAAGATGGTGATGACGCTGACGGTGAACGAGGCGGGCACCGTGAGCTACGCCAAGAGGCCGGGGGCGGTCTTGGAGCCGGGAAGCGTGCTGGCCAACCTGGACCTGGACGATCCGTCCCTGGTCACCAAGGCGGTGCTGTACAAGGGACCGTTCCCCGAGCTCGACGTCTCGGTGCCCGTCAGCTCCGACAAGCTGAACCACATCCACAACGGGTACAGGGCCGTGCTGGAGAACACGCTGGCCGGCTACTGCCTGCCGGAACCGTACAACTCGGCCAGGCTCAGGGAGATCATCGAGAACTTCATGGCCAGCCTGAGGGATCCCAGTCTGCCGCTGCTCGAGCTGCAGGAGGTGATGGCCTCCGTATCCGGCAGGATACACAACAGGGTGGAGAAGCCCATCAGGCAGCTGATGCTGCAGTACGAGAAGAACATTACGTCCGTGCTTTCGCAGTTTCCCAGTCAAGAG ATCGCCGCAGTGATCGACCAGTACGCCGCCACCCTGTCCAAACGGTCGGACCGCGACAATTTCTTCCTGGCCACCGAGGGCATAATCCAGCTAGTCCAGAGGTACCGGAACGGCATCAGGGGCCGCATGAAGGCGGCCGTCCAGCACCTGCTCAAGCAGTACTACGAGGTGGAGAGCCAGTTCCAGCAGGGCAGCTACGACAAGTGCGTCGCGCAGCTGAGGGAGAAGTACAAGGACGACATGTCCCAGGTGTCCGCGACCATATTCTCGCACAGTCAGGTCTCGAAGAAGAACCTGCTGATCACGATGCTCATCGACCATCTGTGGAGCAACGAACCGGGCCTCACGGACGAACTGGCGCCCGCCCTCAACGAGCTGACGGCCCTCAACCGTTCCGACCATTCGAGGGTGGCTCTAAGGGCCCGTCAGGTGCTCATAGCGGCCCATCAGCCGGCCTACGAGCTCAGGCACAACCAGATGGAGAGCATCTTCCTGTCCGCCGTGGACATGTACGGTCACGAGTTTCACCCGGAGAATCTCCATAAGCTCATCGTGTCCGAGACCTCGATATTCGACATATTACACGACTTTTTCTACCACAG caATCGGGCGGTTTGCAACGCCGCCCTGGAGGTCTACGTCAGGAGGGCGTACACGAGCTACGACATATCCACGTTGCAACACTTGGAACTGAGCGGGGAAGTCCCGATCGTCTACTTCCAATTCATGCTGCCTCCCTCACATCCCAGCAGGCTGAGCAAGCTGGACGAGCTGAAGGAAGGCGAAGAGATCGAAGCCAGAAAAGTCGTGGATAACTTCTACAGGACCGGGATAATGTCGGCCTTCGACACCATCCACCAGTTCGAGAAGTACCTGGACGAGATCCTGGACCTCATCGAAGACTTCAACAGCACCGCCCAGGTGTCCCTGCGGGACCTCAACGCCCTGGAGAGCGGTTCGGAGTCCCGGACCAACAGCACCTCGATAAACGTCAGCCTTTCCATAGATCCCTCGACGGTCAAGCACACCGACGAGGAGATAATCCTCGAACCCATCCACATCATGCACGTGGGATTTAGGGACAAGGGCGACACCGACGATTCCTCCATCTCCAGGTTGTTGGGGAAGATCTGCAAGAAGTACAAGGACGAACTGGACAAGAGAGGCATAAGGAGGATAACTTTCGCCGCTTTGAAACACAAGCAATCCCCCAAATTCTTCACGTTCCGAGCCAGAGATGGTTTCGTGGAAGACAAGATTTACCGTCACCTGGAACCTGCCTGCGCCTTCCAGCTGGAACTCAACCGTATGAAGAATTACAACCTGGAGGCCCTGACCACGTCCAACCAGAAGATGCACCTGTACCTGGGGAAAGCGAAGGTGGAAGGTGGTGGAGAAGTTACGGATTACAGGTTCTTCATCAGGACCATCATAAGACACTCGGATCTGATCACGAAGGAGGCTTCTTTCGAGTACCTGCAGAACGAAGGCGAGAGGGTGTTGCTGGAGGCCATGGACGAACTTGAGGTGGCTTTCAGTCACCCCCAGTCCAGGAGGACGGATTGCAACCATATCTTCTTGAATTTCGTGCCAACCGTCATCATGGACCCGGCTAAG ATCGAAGAGGCTGTAACGAATATGGTGATCCGTTACGGACCCAGACTGTGGAAACTCAGGGTGCTCCAGGCCGAACTCAAGATGATCATCAGATCGACTCCGAATAGCCCCACGACGACCATAAGGTTATGTTTGGCCAACGACAGCGGGTATTATCTGGACATCAACATGTACACCGAAGTGGTGGACAAAGAAACAGGAATC ATCAGTTTCCAAGCCTACGGACAGAAACAGGGACCGATGCATGGTCTGCCCATCTCCACCCCTTACCTGGCCAAGGATTATCTCCAGCAAAAAAGGTTCCAGGCGCAGAGCTCGGGGACGACGTACGTCTACGACTTCCCAGACATGTTCAGGCAGATGGTGGACCTGCACTGGAAGCAGTACCAAGAGAGGAGTTCAG CGAATATCAAGAGCCCCGACAAGCTGATGGAGATCGTGGAGCTGATACTGGACCCGGAGACCGAGACCAGGCTGATCGAACAGAAGAGGGTACCTGGGGAGAACAACGTGGGTATGGTGGCTTGGAAATTGACCCTGCACACACCGGAATATCCCCACGGGAGGGACATCATAGTCATCGCCAACGATATCACGCATCTGATCGGCGCGTTCGGGCCCAGGGAAGATAAG GTCTTCGCCCTGGCCAGCGAGATGGCGCGCCACCTGAGGATCCCCCGCATCTACATCTCGGCCAACTGCGGCGCCCGCATCGGCCTGGCCGAGGAGATGAAGGCCCTGTTCAAGGTGGCCCTGGTGGATCCCGAGGATCCGGACAAGGGCTTCCGGTACCTCTACCTGACCCCCGAGGATTACGCGAAGGTCAGCGCCAAGAACTCCTGCAAGGCGGAACTGATCGAGGACGACGGAGAGTCCAGATACAGGATCACCGATATCATAG GTAAAGACGACGGTCTGGGCGTGGAGAACCTGAGGTACGCCGGTATGATAGCCGGAGAGACCTCGAGGGCGTACGACGAGGTGGTCACGATCTCGATGGTGACCTGCAGGGCCATAGGGATAGGTTCGTATCTGGTGAGGCTGGGACAGAGGGTGATACAGATCGAGAATTCCACCATCATCCTGACCGGTTTCCAGGCCCTCAACAAG GTGCTGGGAAGACCGGTTTACGCCTCCAATCATCAATTGGGAGGCATCCAGATCATGTACAACAACGGGGTGTCCCACAAAACTGAACAGAGCGATCTTGATGGGATCTACACCATACTCAAGTGGCTTTCTTACATCCCCAAG GACAAAGTGTCTCCTTTACCGATAGTGCCTTCGATGGATCCCATAGAGAGATCCATCGATTTCCTACCCACCAAAGCGCCTTACGACCCCAGATGGATGTTGGGAGGTCGAAAGTCTCCGA GCGGCGAATGGGAATCAGGGTTCTTCGACAAGGACAGCTGGTCGGAAATAATGCAACCTTGGGCCCAGACCGTCATAGTCGGAAGGGCAAAGTTGGGCGGTATCCCAGTGGGCGTCATCGCGGTAGAAACGAGGACCGTGGAGGTCAAACTGCCCGCAGATCCGGCCAATCTGGATTCGGAAGCGAAG ACTGTGTCCCAAGCTGGACAGGTGTGGTTCCCGGATTCGGCGCATAAGACCGCAACAGCCATTGAAGATTTCTCCAGGGAGGACCTACCGTTGATCATCTTTGCCAATTGGAGGGGATTCAGTGGCGGGATGAAAG ACATGTACGACGAGATCCTCAAGTTCGGGGCCAAGATCGTGGATGCCCTAAGAAAGTACAAGCAGCCGGTGGTGGTGTACATACCCCCCAACGGCGAGCTTCGCGGAGGCGCCTGGGCCGTGGTAGATCCCTTGATCAACCCCAATTACATGGAGATGTACGCCGATACGGACGCCAGGGGCGGGGTGCTAGAAGCTGAAGGTATCGTCGAGATCAAGTTCCGACTGAAGGATCAGGTCAAGGCGATGCATCGTAACGACCCCGTACTGGCGGATCTGGACGGCCAGCTCAAGAATCTCCAGCAGAACCAGCCGATGGCGATGAGGGAAAGGTCGTCCAGCATCTCCCACAATGTGGAACGTCCCAAGTCGCAGGAGGTGCTGGATCTGGAGGCCAAGATAGCCGACAGGGAGAAGTTGCTGATGCCTCTGTACCACACCGTGGCCGTACACTTCGCCGATCTGCACGACACCCCCGTGAGGATGCTGGAGAAGGACACCATAACC gaTATAGTGCCTTGGAAGATGGCCCGTAGGACCCTCTACTGGCGTTTGCGCAGGCTTATCCTGCAACACAGGGTGGTCAAGACGTTGACCGAagcccaacctaacctaacgatCGGTCAAGGTGAGGCTATGCTGAGGAGGTGGTTCCTCGAAGATCTAGGGACGTCGGAG GGATACAAATGGGACAACAACGAAGAGGTCACGAAATGGATGGAGTATCAACAGGATGAGTCGAACTCGTTGTTGAAGAGAAATATCAACGCGATCAAGAAAGATTCGATAATAACCGAGATCAAGACTCATTTAGAG GAATGTCCGGAGATTGCAGTGGACGCAGTCGTGGATATAATCCAGAAGTTGAAAGATCACCAGCAGACTGAGGTGTTCAAGAGGGTGTTCAATAAGTTTTAA